A stretch of the Panicum virgatum strain AP13 chromosome 9N, P.virgatum_v5, whole genome shotgun sequence genome encodes the following:
- the LOC120689367 gene encoding uncharacterized protein LOC120689367 produces MVDPVWEHGEKRGSGFKCKYCGTSKSGGGATRFKDHLAHRGHDVIDCPSVPPAVKNFFISELDKIKAKKYERQQDRRRRDAAARSTQYVDFEGEEEEEEEQDDELQQALRHSREEYEFRQRAGPRYERGGGSGSGQARDPGGGSRPIGRMFSRSRSHIPERARDYNLATASGPRQQRIDTGPWTSKGRTARELLGRAWSKACHSVGIPGRKVDDPYFRAAIIETQKQGTGVTIPTGRDIDGKYLSENVEEIKKEINKWKQEYP; encoded by the exons ATGGTTGACCCTGTTTGGGAGCATGGAGAAAAAAGGGGATCGGGTTTCAAGTGCAAGTATTGTGGCACATCAAAGAGCGGTGGAGGGGCAACACGGTTCAAGGACCACTTGGCACATAGAGGTCATGATGTTATTGATTGCCCTTCGGTTCCCCCCGCGGTGAAGAACTTTTTCATTAGTGAGTTGGACAAGATAAAGGCGAAGAAGTATGAAAGACAGCAAGATAGACGTAGGAGAGATGCTGCAGCTCGAAGTACTCAATATGTTGACTTTGaaggtgaggaagaagaagaagaagagcaggaTGATGAGTTGCAGCAAGCTTTGAGACATTCACGGGAAGAGTATGAGTTTAGGCAAAGGGCTGGTCCAAGGTATGAGAGGGGTGGTGGTTCTGGATCAGGCCAGGCACGGGATCCAGGTGGTGGCTCTAGACCAATTGGGAGGATGTTTTCTAGGAGTCGGTCACATATCCCCGAGCGGGCAAGGGACTATAACCTTGCTACTGCTTCCGGACCGAGGCAGCAGAGGATTGATACGGGGCCTTGGACGTCTAAGGGGAGGACTGCGAGAGAGTTGCTGGGTAGGGCGTGGTCAAAGGCTTGCCACTCCGTTGGTATTCCTGGACGGAAGGTAGATGACCCTTACTTTAGGGCGGCCATCATAGAGACACAGAAACAAG GTACTGGGGTCACGATCCCAACTGGGAGGGACATTGATGGAAAATATCTTTCAGAGAACGTGGAGGAGATAAAGAAGGAGATCAACAAGTGGAAGCAAGAGTATCCCTGA